A region of Frederiksenia canicola DNA encodes the following proteins:
- the rpsA gene encoding 30S ribosomal protein S1, with the protein MSELSFAELFEESLKGQEARLGSIVKGTVVKIQKGLVFVDAGLKSESAIPAEEFFNAQGELEVQVGDVVDVALDAVEDGFGETKLSREKAKRNESWAALEKAFEEQATVVGLVNGKVKGGFTVELNGVRAFLPGSLVDTRPVRDSLNLEGQELEFKVIKLDQKRNNVVVSRRAVIESVSSQDREEVLANLVEGSEVKGTVKNLTDYGAFVDLGGVDGLLHITDMAWKRVKHPSEVVNVGDEVTVKVLKFDKDRTRVSLGLKQLGQDPWAAIAQNHPVNSKLTGKVTNLTDYGCFVEILDGVEGLVHVSEMDWTNKNIHPSKVVSVGDVVEVMVLEVDEERRRISLGLKQCKANPWEHFAETHNKNDKVKGKIKSITDFGIFIGLEGGIDGLVHLSDISWNQSGEEAVRNYKKGDEVEAVVLQVDAVKERISLGIKQLDSDPFTNFVEGTKKGAVVKGKVVEVDAKGVKVELADGVEGYVRAAEATRDRVEDITTVINVGDELEAKYTGVDRKARVVNLSVRAKDEAEESAALAQVNKQEEAIPNAMAEAFKAAKGE; encoded by the coding sequence ATGTCAGAATTATCTTTTGCTGAACTATTTGAAGAATCACTAAAAGGTCAAGAAGCCCGTTTAGGTTCTATTGTTAAAGGTACTGTGGTTAAAATCCAAAAAGGCCTTGTATTCGTAGATGCTGGTTTAAAATCAGAATCTGCAATCCCTGCTGAAGAGTTTTTCAATGCTCAAGGTGAATTAGAAGTTCAAGTTGGTGATGTTGTTGATGTTGCTCTTGATGCAGTAGAAGACGGCTTTGGTGAGACCAAACTTTCTCGTGAAAAAGCAAAACGTAACGAATCTTGGGCTGCTTTAGAAAAAGCCTTTGAAGAACAAGCAACGGTTGTTGGCTTAGTAAACGGTAAAGTAAAAGGTGGCTTCACTGTTGAGCTAAATGGTGTTCGTGCATTCTTACCAGGTTCATTAGTTGATACACGTCCAGTGCGTGATTCATTAAACCTTGAAGGTCAAGAATTAGAATTCAAAGTAATCAAATTAGATCAAAAACGTAACAACGTGGTTGTTTCTCGTCGTGCAGTCATTGAATCAGTAAGCAGCCAAGATCGCGAAGAAGTATTAGCGAACTTAGTTGAAGGTTCAGAAGTTAAAGGTACTGTTAAAAATTTAACTGACTACGGTGCGTTCGTTGATTTAGGCGGTGTTGACGGTTTATTACACATCACAGACATGGCTTGGAAACGTGTGAAACATCCAAGCGAAGTGGTTAATGTAGGTGATGAAGTTACTGTTAAAGTATTAAAATTCGATAAAGATCGTACCCGTGTATCTTTAGGCTTAAAACAATTAGGCCAAGATCCTTGGGCAGCCATCGCTCAAAACCACCCAGTAAATAGCAAATTAACAGGTAAAGTAACTAACTTAACTGATTATGGCTGTTTCGTTGAGATTTTAGACGGTGTTGAAGGTTTAGTTCACGTTTCAGAAATGGACTGGACAAACAAAAATATCCACCCATCTAAAGTGGTTAGTGTTGGTGATGTTGTTGAAGTTATGGTCCTTGAAGTGGACGAAGAACGTCGTCGTATCTCTTTAGGTTTAAAACAATGCAAAGCAAATCCATGGGAGCACTTCGCAGAGACTCACAACAAAAACGATAAAGTAAAAGGTAAAATCAAATCAATCACTGACTTTGGTATCTTTATCGGTTTAGAAGGTGGTATCGACGGTTTAGTACACTTATCTGACATTTCTTGGAACCAATCAGGTGAAGAAGCTGTTCGTAACTATAAAAAAGGTGATGAAGTAGAAGCTGTTGTATTACAAGTTGATGCAGTGAAAGAGCGTATCTCTTTAGGTATCAAACAATTAGACTCTGATCCATTCACAAACTTCGTTGAAGGCACGAAAAAAGGTGCAGTAGTGAAAGGTAAAGTAGTTGAAGTTGATGCTAAAGGCGTGAAAGTTGAATTAGCTGATGGCGTAGAAGGTTATGTTCGTGCTGCTGAAGCAACTCGTGATCGCGTTGAAGACATCACAACGGTAATTAATGTAGGTGATGAGCTTGAAGCAAAATACACTGGTGTTGACCGCAAAGCTCGTGTAGTAAACTTATCTGTTCGTGCTAAAGATGAAGCTGAAGAATCAGCAGCACTGGCACAAGTGAACAAACAAGAAGAAGCTATTCCAAACGCAATGGCTGAAGCATTTAAAGCAGCTAAAGGTGAATAA